A genomic stretch from Arachis stenosperma cultivar V10309 chromosome 3, arast.V10309.gnm1.PFL2, whole genome shotgun sequence includes:
- the LOC130965709 gene encoding protein FAR1-RELATED SEQUENCE 5-like gives MFRDCMLGDYEVRTFQRKWFEMVEKFGVADKRWVQDMYERRHSWATAHIRGKFFAEFRTTSRCEGLHAVISRYVKSRYSYTEFLRHFHRCLMFVRAKEVEADFECAKGDPVMTTNLKQLERSTADNYTRAIFYLFVPILDRACAIRVVDSEDNGSYFIHTVSRYGTPGKEWRVVAMSDTREVRCTCMRMECFGVPCEHIIAVLVLNNVHEIPRSLILPRWTKDAKLVAVESMGVIWDSVQLTQHWCLMDWYRKVCKIACHSTEKFQFARDIAVLMLKHFENEDAGNSSFPHEGSPTEGGRPPAQNPPRRNTKGNGAHGGKKTQGCCLCREVGHNRTMCSERHTMEPFSSVAEDMDSMDTDMVYDNLSGDLYATAEIPSFQCSDSDTQAGFANSDFAGTKTSGPIMSLAD, from the exons ATGTTTAGGGATTGCATGCTCGGCGACTACGAGGTCCGAACATTTCAGAGAAAGTGGTTTGAGATGGTTGAGAAATTTGGAGTGGCCGATAAAAGATGGGTACAGGACATGTACGAGAGAAGGCACAGCTGGGCCACAGCACACATACGGGGAAAGTTCTTTGCCGAATTTCGAACAACATCAAGGTGCGAGGGCTTGCACGCTGTGATATCACGGTATGTTAAGTCTCGATATAGCTACACTGAGTTTTTACGTCATTTCCATCGATGCTTGATGTTCGTCCGCGCAAAGGAGGTGGAGGCTGATTTCGAGTGCGCAAAGGGTGACCCTGTTATGACCACCAACCTGAAACAGCTGGAGCGGAGTACAGCCGACAACTACACTCGTGCGATATTCTATTTGTTTGTTCCCATTCTTGACAGGGCCTGTGCAATTAGGGTGGTTGACTCTGAAGACAACGGTTCCTATTTTATTCACACCGTCTCTCGATACGGCACTCCGGGGAAGGAGTGGCGTGTTGTTGCAATGTCTGATACGAGGGAGGTCCGATGCACGTGCATGAGAATGGAATGTTTCGGGGTCCCCTGCGAACATATAATTGCGGTGCTTGTTCTTAACAATGTTCATGAGATCCCGAGGTCTCTGATATTACCGAGATGGACCAAGGATGCAAAACTTGTGGCGGTGGAGTCGATGGGCGTGATTTGGGATTCTGTACAACTGACGCAACACTGGTGCCTGATGGATTGGTACCGAAAAGTGTGCAAGATTGCATGTCACAGCACCGAAAAGTTCCAGTTTGCAAGAGACATAGCCGTGCTGATGCTGAAGCACTTCGAGAACGAAGATGCAGGGAACAGCAGTTTTCCACACGAGGGGTCACCTACTGAGGGTGGCAGACCCCCGGCGCAAAATCCACCCAGGCGCAATACAAAGGGTAACGGTGCTCATGGTGGAAAGAAGACCCAGGGATGTTGTTTGTGCCGGGAGGTGGGACACAACAGGACGATGTGTTCGGAGCGTCACACAATGGAACCATTCAGCTCAGTTGCAGAAGACATGGATTCGATGGACACTGACATG GTCTATGATAACCTATCCGGCGATCTGTATGCGACCGCGGAGATTCCTTCATTCCAATGCTCCGATAGTGACACGCAGGCCGGGTTTGCTAACAGCGACTTCGCTGGGACCAAGACGTCCGGGCCAATCATGTCTCTCGCCGATTGA
- the LOC130965711 gene encoding uncharacterized protein LOC130965711 — MPRCHCGVRSPIRTAWKCDYPGRRFYGCSGYGTSRKCSFFQWYDPEPPPRYFDVIRRLLETNEGIRSENTELKKTRQELLDELRSLQHSLYETRADLEAAISASTAMEDNMLASVATTRRRGVLITVLISAIILLVFLPVKIV; from the coding sequence ATGCCTCGATGTCACTGTGGCGTGAGGTCGCCAATCAGAACCGCTTGGAAATGTGACTATCCGGGCAGAAGATTTTACGGATGTTCTGGGTACGGAACCAGCAGGAAATGCTCGTTCTTTCAGTGGTACGATCCAGAGCCCCCGCCTCGTTACTTCGACGTCATTCGCAGGTTGCTAGAAACGAACGAGGGCATTAGAAGCGAGAACACGGAGTTGAAGAAGACAAGACAGGAACTCCTGGACGAGCTGCGTTCTTTGCAACATAGTTTGTATGAAACAAGGGCAGATCTGGAGGCCGCCATTTCAGCATCTACGGCCATGGAAGACAACATGCTTGCGAGTGTCGCGACGACGAGGAGGCGAGGTGTTCTGATCACCGTGCTGATATCCGCGATCATTTTGTTGGTTTTTTTACCGGTGAAGATCGTTTGA
- the LOC130965710 gene encoding uncharacterized protein LOC130965710 yields MPPLADCRFFRFIIPNMENQIRLPVAFSNVVRDNMSNPVEVITTNGQSWSISWVVEEEHLHQIVFTGSWRAFYEHYHLRIGDSMLLSYHQPKFFCVAIHDTRYCEINYGRNLRNGSLPAIPAHGNYTVQFFAIILVNDPDTLNTMYVMFFNGHTMEINYLAHAGPGTDSTCITDPSAPRSRHIADGFRSTNPFFVSPIMHRLANRFLPNVPPLPGVCEDSPITITNERGAWTVRYTHYVGRTNGCFGIGWSALATACQLRHGHVCVFKRLAPQEYRLHIY; encoded by the exons ATGCCGCCGCTAGCTGATTGTCGCTTCTTCAGATTCATAATCCCCAACATGGAGAATCAAATT AGATTGCCGGTGGCCTTCTCCAACGTTGTACGGGATAACATGAGCAACCCCGTCGAGGTAATCACAACAAACGGTCAGTCGTGGAGCATCTCGTGGGTTGTGGAGGAGGAGCATCTGCATCAAATCGTATTCACCGGAAGCTGGCGAGCCTTTTACGAACACTACCACCTACGAATCGGTGACTCAATGCTGCTATCGTATCACCAACCGAAGTTTTTCTGTGTGGCCATCCACGACACAAGATACTGCGAGATCAACTACGGAAG AAACTTGAGAAACGGAAGTCTTCCGGCAATACCCGCACATGGCAACTATACAGTCCAGTTCTTCGCGATAATCCTGGTGAACGACCCTGATACACTG AACACAATGTACGTCATGTTCTTCAACGGTCATACAATGGAAATCAACTACTTGGCCCATGCCGGCCCCGGGACGGACTCCACTTGTATAACCGATCCGTCGGCCCCCAGGTCAAGGCACATAGCCGATGGGTTCAGATCGACCAATCCGTTCTTTGTAAGTCCAATCATGCACCGCCTGGCAAACCGTTTTCTC CCGAATGTCCCCCCTCTGCCGGGAGTATGCGAGGATAGCCCAATTACGATTACCAACGAGAGGGGCGCGTGGACCGTTCGGTATACGCACTATGTCGGGAGGACGAACGGATGCTTTGGAATTGGCTGGTCTGCCTTAGCAACTGCATGCCAACTAAGACACggccatgtttgtgtcttcaaaCGGCTTGCGCCGCAAGAATACCGGCTGCATATATATTGA